One genomic window of Myxococcaceae bacterium includes the following:
- the aroB gene encoding 3-dehydroquinate synthase, whose amino-acid sequence MRKRNLILTGFMGTGKTRVGRLLAKQMKMPFVDLDQMIEERQGIDISSLFQRYGQSFFRELEHQYCQELSKSSGQIIATGGGTLVSLANRKLFAQDSIFCLEAPFEVIRERLSRSQKRPLAANARELWIERRAEYRKFLHRISSWTHSVEWMVERIQVLYQLEQQLGLEGQADDSISIAPGNLNRLSDFLTYVNPHPGSQVVVITHPSLQALYGSLLDSYPVLLVPEGEASKSLEQASQLYEALSQMQIGRRDLLVAFGGGVIGDLVGFVAATYCRGMPYVQVPTTLLAMVDSSVGAKTGIDFLGRKNQIGAFKEPRGVFMDTDCLKSLPRRELACGFAEVVKHAMIGDTELFEYLEAGGRDFEWIIRRSIRVKSQIVQEDPEEEYTRMVLNLGHTFGHAIEKLSAFEVQHGEAVAIGLVMAARFSRQQGYCSQELPERVVRLLQQFNLPTELPSNVSEKEVWAEIAYDKKRQGHRVHLILPYALGDVRICSLAIADFSLLPKS is encoded by the coding sequence ATGCGAAAGAGAAACTTGATACTCACAGGGTTTATGGGAACCGGCAAAACGCGTGTGGGTCGTCTATTGGCCAAGCAGATGAAGATGCCCTTTGTCGATTTGGATCAAATGATTGAAGAGCGACAGGGAATTGACATTTCAAGCCTGTTCCAACGTTATGGACAGTCGTTTTTTCGAGAATTAGAGCATCAATATTGCCAAGAACTTTCTAAGAGTTCTGGGCAGATTATTGCTACGGGTGGTGGAACTTTGGTTTCGCTTGCAAATCGAAAACTTTTTGCGCAGGACTCCATTTTTTGCTTGGAAGCACCCTTCGAGGTGATTCGAGAACGCTTATCTCGGAGTCAGAAGCGACCTCTGGCCGCCAATGCGCGTGAACTTTGGATCGAGCGAAGAGCCGAGTATCGTAAATTTTTGCACCGGATTTCTTCCTGGACACATTCTGTCGAATGGATGGTGGAGAGAATCCAGGTTCTGTACCAGTTGGAGCAGCAATTGGGCCTTGAAGGACAAGCGGACGATTCGATTTCGATTGCCCCAGGGAATCTCAATCGCTTGTCCGATTTTCTGACTTATGTGAATCCCCATCCGGGATCTCAAGTGGTGGTGATCACTCATCCCAGTTTGCAAGCATTGTATGGTTCGCTTTTGGACTCTTATCCTGTCTTATTAGTACCCGAAGGAGAGGCTTCGAAAAGCTTAGAGCAGGCCAGTCAGCTGTACGAAGCTCTATCTCAAATGCAGATTGGACGCAGAGACTTGTTGGTGGCTTTTGGAGGGGGAGTAATCGGTGACTTGGTTGGTTTTGTCGCCGCCACCTATTGTCGTGGAATGCCTTATGTACAGGTTCCTACGACGCTTTTAGCGATGGTGGATTCTAGCGTAGGAGCCAAAACCGGCATCGATTTTCTGGGAAGAAAGAATCAGATTGGTGCTTTTAAAGAGCCAAGAGGGGTCTTCATGGATACAGATTGCCTAAAGTCCCTTCCCAGGCGTGAGCTTGCTTGTGGATTTGCCGAAGTGGTGAAGCACGCTATGATTGGTGACACGGAGCTGTTCGAGTATCTGGAAGCCGGTGGGCGAGATTTTGAGTGGATTATTCGCCGTTCCATTCGGGTGAAATCTCAGATTGTTCAAGAGGATCCGGAAGAAGAATACACGAGAATGGTGCTTAATTTGGGTCATACGTTTGGCCATGCAATTGAAAAATTATCCGCTTTTGAAGTTCAACATGGGGAAGCGGTGGCCATTGGTTTGGTGATGGCTGCCCGATTTTCGAGGCAACAGGGGTATTGCTCGCAGGAATTGCCTGAACGCGTGGTTCGGCTTTTGCAGCAGTTCAATTTGCCTACGGAGCTACCCTCCAACGTGTCCGAGAAGGAAGTATGGGCAGAAATCGCTTACGATAAGAAACGGCAGGGCCACCGAGTTCACCTGATTTTGCCCTACGCATTGGGAGATGTTCGCATTTGCTCTTTAGCCATTGCGGACTTTTCTCTCTTGCCAAAGAGC
- a CDS encoding RluA family pseudouridine synthase, translating into MSFCVAEEDLGSRLDVFCQKHLSKVSRSRVQNWLRIANQKPSRILKQIGEKIELCPPSVTPSTLEAQNIPLEVLFADEDLIVINKPAGMVVHPGAGNPDKTLVNALLYHYPGLCVGDTERPGIVHRLDKDTSGILLIARNNESHQALSEAFKNRTIQKTYRAICQGNLKKDSFELITGHKRHPTNRKRFTTQETTTRIAHSRYTVLKRKNGTTEVQVDLLTGRTHQIRAQLADIGHPLLGDRLYGGPLIPGFHRQALHAERIVFSHPRSEAKMDFQVAPDFSTIDRRIL; encoded by the coding sequence ATGTCGTTTTGTGTCGCAGAAGAGGATCTGGGATCTCGTTTGGATGTTTTTTGCCAAAAGCATCTTTCAAAAGTGTCACGTTCTCGCGTTCAAAATTGGCTTAGAATCGCGAACCAAAAACCTTCGCGCATCCTAAAACAAATCGGCGAGAAAATTGAACTCTGCCCTCCATCCGTGACACCCAGTACCTTGGAGGCTCAGAACATTCCACTAGAAGTTCTGTTTGCGGATGAAGATCTGATCGTGATCAACAAACCCGCTGGCATGGTTGTGCATCCAGGAGCAGGCAACCCAGATAAAACGCTGGTCAATGCGCTACTATACCACTATCCAGGGCTCTGTGTTGGCGACACGGAACGACCTGGAATCGTTCATCGGCTCGATAAAGATACCTCGGGCATCCTTCTGATCGCGCGCAACAACGAAAGCCACCAAGCCCTGAGCGAAGCCTTCAAAAACCGAACCATTCAAAAGACTTATCGAGCCATTTGCCAAGGCAACCTCAAAAAAGATTCTTTCGAATTGATCACCGGCCATAAGCGACATCCAACCAACCGGAAGCGATTCACCACCCAAGAGACAACCACCCGCATCGCTCACTCTCGCTACACCGTGCTCAAGCGCAAAAACGGAACGACAGAAGTTCAAGTAGACCTTCTCACCGGGCGCACCCATCAGATCCGAGCACAGCTTGCAGATATCGGCCACCCTCTTCTAGGAGATCGACTCTACGGAGGGCCACTCATTCCAGGATTTCATCGACAGGCGCTGCACGCGGAGCGCATCGTTTTTTCGCACCCTCGATCCGAAGCCAAAATGGATTTTCAAGTCGCCCCAGACTTCAGCACGATAGATCGAAGGATATTATGA
- a CDS encoding DUF2520 domain-containing protein, whose product MSCSVYALGQAGSALSLSLKALQKQPDVLFLSVPDHAIEAVAQQLAQDPQFKAPAVIAHLSGSYSWEVLGALKEHAALAQFHPLAALKNSSPIPPNSLCAISSNCPHALHTLQDLARKMQLRPIQLSHGKTIEYHTACTLTGNLTLALVQLSIEKMAEAGVPEPLAREGLASLLHSVASNLESRTLAEALTGPVKRGDQQTIERHLSVLHGTSRQIYEMLTNQLRSILSK is encoded by the coding sequence ATGAGCTGCAGCGTTTACGCTTTGGGGCAGGCAGGAAGTGCGCTTTCCCTCTCGCTCAAAGCCCTTCAGAAACAACCGGATGTTTTATTTTTAAGCGTTCCCGATCACGCCATCGAAGCAGTGGCTCAACAACTGGCTCAAGATCCTCAATTTAAAGCTCCGGCTGTGATTGCCCATCTTTCCGGCAGCTACTCGTGGGAAGTCCTCGGAGCGCTCAAAGAGCACGCAGCACTGGCTCAATTTCACCCACTCGCAGCTTTGAAAAACAGTTCTCCGATCCCTCCCAATAGCCTCTGCGCGATCAGTTCGAATTGCCCACATGCCCTGCACACGCTTCAAGATTTAGCGCGAAAAATGCAACTTCGACCCATTCAACTCAGCCATGGCAAAACGATTGAATACCATACCGCCTGTACGCTGACTGGGAATCTGACCCTGGCGCTCGTGCAACTGTCCATCGAAAAAATGGCTGAGGCCGGCGTACCCGAGCCACTGGCCCGAGAGGGACTCGCCTCGCTATTACACAGCGTTGCCAGCAATCTTGAATCCCGGACCCTCGCAGAAGCTTTGACAGGGCCTGTGAAAAGAGGCGATCAACAAACCATCGAACGACATTTAAGCGTGCTCCATGGAACCTCTCGACAAATCTATGAAATGCTGACGAATCAGCTACGCAGCATTCTCTCAAAATAG
- the uppP gene encoding undecaprenyl-diphosphatase UppP, whose product MDLTQASVLGLVQGLTEYLPVSSSAHLVLVPQWLDWEFEPKQAFIFNVLVQLGTLLGVIVYFFKDLRAIAIAMIRDMISGSPFREPEARLGWMVVLATIPAAVVGLLWKSEISAFFASVRSVYGFLMVTAALLAIAEACNRGVSSKIRWLDAGVMGLAQAFALLPGISRSGATIAAGVGLGLSKTEAARFSFFMSIPVMLGASIVAAKDGVQDMGAFETMVGPILLGMLVAMTSGYLVIAWFMRFLQTKSLLWFSAYCGIVGISGLLFS is encoded by the coding sequence ATGGATTTGACTCAAGCATCGGTACTGGGGCTCGTACAAGGCTTAACCGAATATCTCCCTGTTTCCTCCAGCGCGCATTTGGTTTTAGTGCCCCAATGGTTGGATTGGGAGTTCGAACCGAAACAGGCTTTTATCTTTAACGTGCTGGTTCAGTTGGGGACTCTTCTGGGAGTGATTGTTTATTTTTTTAAAGATTTACGGGCCATCGCGATTGCGATGATTCGAGATATGATATCGGGAAGCCCTTTCCGAGAACCGGAGGCTCGTTTAGGATGGATGGTTGTTTTGGCGACGATTCCTGCCGCTGTGGTTGGGTTATTGTGGAAGTCGGAAATATCGGCTTTTTTTGCTTCGGTTCGTTCGGTTTATGGATTCTTGATGGTAACCGCTGCATTGCTGGCGATAGCAGAAGCTTGTAATCGAGGTGTTTCATCAAAAATTCGTTGGTTGGATGCTGGCGTGATGGGCTTGGCGCAAGCGTTTGCCTTGCTACCCGGTATAAGCCGTTCTGGGGCAACGATTGCTGCGGGAGTTGGCTTGGGACTTTCTAAAACCGAAGCCGCTCGGTTTTCGTTCTTCATGTCCATTCCAGTGATGCTGGGTGCTTCAATCGTTGCAGCCAAAGATGGGGTTCAAGATATGGGTGCGTTTGAGACGATGGTGGGCCCAATTCTATTGGGAATGCTGGTGGCCATGACGAGTGGCTACCTCGTCATAGCCTGGTTTATGCGCTTTCTACAGACCAAAAGCTTGCTTTGGTTTAGTGCTTATTGCGGGATAGTGGGTATTTCGGGCCTGCTTTTTTCGTAA
- a CDS encoding matrixin family metalloprotease — MRQKPLYWAQQSVGIATEQDELKAPLWVAIQEWNEVECGQLRLHWDSASENRVHLRSPADWKYSQNVLAMTTQVYFGNPHIYRNATIEVNQKNHLWTFVDYKNVLLHELGHVLGLEHSDNLLAVMHPNGQLGDEERFLLEEDRNAYCELHPLNDQILERQVLPGTSSCSQILPLSTVWGDACLICGLLMAFCFRKNRSRLRTF; from the coding sequence GTGAGACAAAAACCTCTCTATTGGGCTCAACAATCGGTTGGAATTGCCACGGAACAGGATGAACTCAAGGCTCCTCTGTGGGTTGCCATCCAAGAATGGAATGAAGTGGAATGCGGGCAGCTTCGATTGCATTGGGATTCAGCAAGCGAGAACCGTGTGCATCTTCGCTCTCCAGCAGACTGGAAATACAGCCAGAATGTTTTAGCCATGACCACGCAGGTTTATTTCGGAAATCCACACATTTATCGAAATGCTACCATCGAAGTTAATCAGAAGAATCATCTCTGGACCTTTGTCGATTATAAAAATGTTTTGCTTCATGAGCTTGGGCATGTCCTTGGTTTGGAGCACTCAGACAATTTGCTGGCTGTGATGCACCCCAATGGCCAGCTGGGAGATGAAGAGCGTTTTTTGCTAGAGGAGGATCGAAATGCCTATTGTGAATTGCATCCTTTGAACGATCAGATCCTGGAGAGGCAGGTTTTACCTGGAACATCGAGTTGTAGCCAGATTCTTCCATTGTCGACCGTTTGGGGAGACGCTTGCTTGATCTGTGGCCTGTTGATGGCTTTTTGTTTTCGAAAGAACAGGTCTCGCTTGAGGACCTTCTAA
- the lon gene encoding endopeptidase La — protein MTPQKPGPEALKSLTLPSELPILPLRNSVFFPGAVMPLTIGRNKTIRLIEEATQEKSLLGIVTQRAPEMDDPSAEDLYQIGTVARIIKLARTGKDGFNIVVEGISRFHVDQYSRKDPFFTAQISALPDEGTNDVEVEALSLNLRNTAREVIDLLPEIPVMAKQLLDSITAPGHLADLITANIDATIEEKQDVLEATVLKKRLTRVLELLNRQFEVLKLSNKINSQVKGEMSKTQREYYLRQQLKAIKEELGDKEDDESGVEELEKRLKAANLPEEADKVSRRELKRMRNMQPSQAEYTVARTYLDWLAELPWKKESKDNLDLENARKTLDADHYGLEKIKKRIIEYLAVRKLKSDMKGPILCFLGPPGVGKTSLGRSIATTLGRKFHRISLGGMRDEAEIRGHRRTYIGALPGRIIQGMKRAGTANPVFLLDEMDKLGHDFRGDPASALLEVLDPEQNNAFSDHYLDIPFDLSKVLFIATANQGDTIPHALRDRMEIIEVPGYTFEEKLAIAETHLIPKQMTEHGIDASQIQIPKEVILKIASGYTREAGVRNLEREIASVCRAIAVDVVGNRDQPKQVITFERLERILGPEKFYNETAERTAIPGVSTGLAWTAAGGDLLFIEATRMGGKGSLILTGQLGDVMKESAQTALSWIRTHATDFKLAKDLEDHFLDRTDIHLHFPAGAIPKDGPSAGVTIVTALISLLTGQCTRSDTAMTGEITLRGLVLPVGGIKEKVLAAHRAGIKNVILPLRNEKDLVDIPMDIRSEIRFILAKRIEDVLEFALSQTLKPIPELKITQDSKLAQPEA, from the coding sequence ATGACACCGCAAAAGCCAGGTCCAGAAGCACTTAAATCTCTGACTTTACCGTCGGAGTTGCCAATTCTGCCGCTTAGAAATAGCGTCTTTTTCCCGGGCGCAGTCATGCCTTTAACCATCGGGCGAAATAAAACGATTCGCCTCATCGAAGAAGCCACGCAAGAAAAAAGCTTACTGGGGATTGTCACTCAACGAGCTCCCGAAATGGATGATCCTTCTGCGGAAGACTTATACCAAATCGGAACCGTGGCACGCATCATCAAGCTCGCTCGCACCGGAAAAGATGGGTTCAACATCGTTGTCGAAGGCATTTCACGCTTTCACGTTGATCAGTACTCTCGAAAGGATCCTTTTTTTACCGCTCAGATTTCTGCCCTTCCTGACGAAGGCACCAACGATGTTGAAGTCGAAGCTCTCTCATTAAATCTGCGTAATACCGCTCGCGAGGTGATTGATCTATTGCCAGAGATCCCGGTCATGGCAAAGCAGCTCTTAGACTCCATCACCGCTCCCGGTCACTTAGCGGACTTGATTACAGCAAACATCGACGCAACCATCGAAGAAAAGCAAGATGTCCTTGAAGCAACTGTTTTGAAGAAGAGACTCACCCGTGTGCTGGAGTTGCTAAATCGTCAGTTTGAAGTCTTAAAGCTTTCGAACAAAATCAACTCTCAAGTCAAAGGGGAAATGAGCAAAACTCAGCGCGAATACTATCTTCGCCAGCAGCTCAAAGCCATTAAAGAAGAGCTTGGCGATAAAGAAGACGACGAAAGCGGAGTGGAAGAACTTGAAAAGCGGCTCAAAGCAGCGAATCTACCTGAAGAAGCCGACAAAGTTTCCAGACGAGAGCTCAAACGCATGCGAAACATGCAGCCCAGCCAAGCCGAATACACCGTCGCACGTACGTATCTGGACTGGCTGGCAGAGCTTCCTTGGAAAAAGGAAAGCAAAGACAATCTGGATTTGGAGAATGCCAGAAAGACTTTAGACGCAGATCATTACGGGCTCGAAAAAATCAAAAAGCGGATTATCGAATATTTAGCCGTTCGAAAGCTAAAATCCGATATGAAAGGGCCTATTCTGTGCTTTTTAGGTCCGCCGGGGGTTGGAAAGACCTCGCTCGGGCGCTCGATTGCTACCACGCTTGGGCGAAAATTTCATCGGATTTCTTTAGGCGGCATGCGAGACGAAGCCGAAATCCGTGGCCACCGGCGAACCTACATTGGTGCGCTCCCAGGTCGTATCATTCAAGGCATGAAACGGGCTGGAACCGCAAACCCTGTCTTCTTGCTGGATGAAATGGACAAGTTGGGCCATGACTTTCGAGGCGATCCCGCTTCTGCTTTGCTCGAAGTATTAGATCCTGAACAAAACAACGCGTTCAGCGACCATTATCTAGATATTCCCTTCGACTTGTCTAAGGTCTTGTTCATTGCCACTGCAAATCAAGGCGATACCATTCCTCATGCCTTAAGAGACCGCATGGAAATCATTGAAGTTCCGGGCTACACCTTTGAGGAGAAGCTTGCCATTGCGGAAACTCATCTGATTCCCAAGCAAATGACAGAGCATGGAATTGATGCAAGCCAAATCCAAATTCCGAAAGAAGTCATCCTCAAGATTGCTTCCGGCTATACACGCGAAGCGGGTGTGCGTAACTTGGAGCGAGAAATAGCCTCGGTATGCCGAGCCATCGCCGTTGATGTTGTTGGAAACCGAGATCAGCCCAAACAAGTGATCACCTTCGAAAGACTGGAAAGAATCCTCGGACCTGAAAAATTTTACAATGAAACCGCTGAAAGAACGGCGATACCCGGTGTGTCTACTGGCCTTGCCTGGACAGCTGCCGGCGGAGACCTGTTGTTCATTGAAGCGACACGCATGGGCGGCAAAGGTTCTTTGATCCTCACCGGCCAACTGGGGGATGTCATGAAAGAATCTGCTCAGACAGCGTTAAGCTGGATCCGAACTCATGCAACCGATTTTAAACTAGCCAAGGACTTGGAAGATCATTTTTTGGACAGAACCGATATACATCTTCACTTCCCTGCAGGAGCAATCCCCAAAGATGGCCCTTCAGCCGGTGTCACCATTGTCACGGCGTTGATCTCCCTTTTAACAGGGCAATGCACACGCTCTGACACGGCCATGACCGGTGAAATCACCCTGCGAGGGCTCGTTCTGCCCGTTGGAGGCATTAAAGAAAAAGTCTTAGCCGCTCATCGAGCGGGGATTAAAAATGTTATCTTACCCCTTCGCAATGAGAAGGATTTGGTTGATATTCCAATGGATATTCGTTCTGAAATTCGATTTATCCTGGCAAAGCGAATTGAAGACGTGCTGGAATTCGCTCTGTCCCAAACGCTGAAGCCCATCCCAGAGCTCAAAATAACGCAAGATTCAAAACTCGCGCAACCAGAAGCCTGA
- a CDS encoding response regulator transcription factor, with the protein MGGKLKITSRNKEGTEIRIEAPADMSGIDLCRWCKTKYPEIEILMLTVSDDKTHVLETIQKGAVGYLVKGISEAKLSEREQECLQMVAKGLSNHEAASVMGLSRATIRTHLEHIYQKLDVCNRVEAVTEGLRQGIIAI; encoded by the coding sequence ATGGGTGGAAAGCTAAAAATAACGTCTAGAAACAAAGAAGGCACTGAAATTCGAATTGAGGCTCCCGCAGATATGAGTGGGATCGATCTCTGTCGTTGGTGCAAAACAAAGTATCCTGAAATTGAAATCTTGATGCTGACCGTATCGGATGACAAGACTCACGTACTTGAAACGATTCAAAAAGGAGCGGTTGGCTACCTTGTCAAAGGGATTTCTGAAGCTAAACTCAGCGAACGAGAACAGGAATGTTTGCAGATGGTCGCCAAAGGCCTGAGCAATCATGAGGCAGCCAGCGTGATGGGACTCTCCAGAGCCACGATCCGAACTCATTTAGAACACATTTACCAAAAGCTTGATGTCTGCAACCGAGTTGAAGCGGTCACCGAAGGACTTCGTCAAGGCATTATCGCTATCTAG
- a CDS encoding 50S ribosomal protein L25, producing the protein MSNPINELSGTVRDSFGKGPSRVLRKAGMVPGVVYGKGSLALSVAIDPKPASKMLLSPLRRNILIHLNLDGQAQKTVMVKDLQIDPVRRNLTHIDFIEIDPSIPVEVEVPFSTFGKSKSVVAGGKLEQVNHTIRVKVLPSEIPVKLELDITDLEFGSTPARAIPLPAGVALACAPEAPVVTIKIPRAEKEDATSGPGAAKSA; encoded by the coding sequence ATGTCCAATCCGATCAATGAACTTTCAGGAACTGTCCGTGATTCTTTTGGTAAAGGCCCTTCCCGCGTTCTGCGCAAAGCTGGGATGGTCCCGGGCGTTGTTTATGGAAAGGGCAGCCTGGCTCTTAGTGTCGCAATCGATCCGAAGCCCGCTTCGAAGATGCTGCTTTCTCCCTTGAGACGCAACATTCTGATTCACTTGAATTTGGATGGCCAGGCTCAAAAGACCGTGATGGTCAAAGATCTTCAGATTGATCCGGTACGCAGAAACTTGACACACATTGATTTTATCGAGATTGATCCTTCGATCCCGGTTGAAGTAGAAGTCCCTTTTTCGACTTTTGGTAAAAGCAAATCGGTCGTGGCAGGCGGAAAACTGGAGCAAGTGAATCACACCATCCGAGTCAAAGTGTTGCCTTCCGAAATCCCTGTCAAACTTGAACTTGATATAACCGATCTGGAATTTGGCTCGACGCCTGCACGCGCTATTCCACTCCCCGCTGGAGTTGCGTTAGCTTGTGCTCCTGAAGCTCCTGTTGTCACCATCAAAATACCGCGTGCAGAAAAAGAAGATGCTACCTCAGGCCCAGGCGCTGCTAAATCTGCATGA
- a CDS encoding aminoacyl-tRNA hydrolase: MKLIVGLGNPGERYANTRHNAGFRVLDFLGLSFQKGFSGLQAKKGDWVYLKPLTYMNRSGDSVLACSQFYRIQPDQIFVIHDELDLPFESIRYKKGGGHAGHNGLRDIGRVLGLEFHRIRFGIGRPEQKMQVADYVLSNFSTEEQQKLPTLIEQSIELLNEHVHA, translated from the coding sequence ATGAAGCTCATCGTTGGACTGGGAAACCCGGGCGAGCGCTATGCCAACACCAGGCATAATGCTGGATTCCGGGTTTTAGACTTTCTAGGCTTGTCATTTCAAAAAGGATTCTCTGGTTTACAGGCTAAAAAAGGCGATTGGGTTTATCTCAAACCCCTGACCTACATGAACCGTTCTGGAGATTCCGTACTCGCCTGTTCTCAGTTTTATCGAATCCAACCCGATCAAATTTTTGTGATCCACGACGAGTTAGACCTGCCTTTTGAAAGCATTCGCTATAAAAAGGGAGGTGGACACGCTGGACACAACGGTCTTCGAGATATAGGGCGCGTCTTAGGCCTTGAGTTTCATCGAATTCGTTTCGGCATTGGGCGCCCAGAACAAAAAATGCAGGTAGCAGACTACGTTCTTTCAAACTTCTCAACCGAAGAACAGCAAAAGCTACCCACCTTAATAGAACAATCGATTGAGCTTTTAAACGAGCATGTCCACGCTTAA
- a CDS encoding YggS family pyridoxal phosphate-dependent enzyme: MSTLKVVQSEIHTACQKAQRNLQSVQWIAVSKNRSIEAIEALYQEGQRHFGENYAIEFAEKRKALQERCPEICWHYIGQIQSNKINLIAQADYIHSLCNLKHAEALSIQATKAIRVFIQVKLNPEEHRGGLVPAELDSFMESLKSHKQLMVEGLMTILPLQPEMPASYWFQTMKALTRPDTPGLSMGMSEDFREAIAHGATWLRIGRAIFEGL; encoded by the coding sequence ATGTCCACGCTTAAAGTCGTTCAAAGCGAGATTCATACCGCTTGCCAAAAAGCCCAGCGCAATCTCCAAAGCGTCCAATGGATTGCAGTCTCAAAAAATCGATCGATCGAAGCGATTGAAGCCCTTTATCAAGAAGGCCAGCGCCACTTTGGTGAAAATTATGCCATCGAGTTTGCTGAAAAGCGCAAGGCATTGCAAGAACGTTGCCCAGAAATTTGCTGGCACTATATTGGGCAAATCCAGTCTAACAAAATCAACTTGATTGCCCAAGCCGACTACATCCACAGTCTGTGCAACTTGAAACACGCAGAGGCTCTTTCAATCCAAGCCACCAAAGCCATTCGAGTCTTCATCCAAGTAAAATTAAATCCAGAAGAGCATCGTGGAGGTTTAGTCCCTGCTGAGCTCGATTCTTTCATGGAATCTCTGAAGAGCCACAAGCAGCTCATGGTAGAAGGCCTCATGACAATCCTGCCTTTGCAACCTGAAATGCCAGCGAGTTATTGGTTTCAAACCATGAAAGCCCTTACACGCCCCGATACGCCAGGCTTGTCGATGGGAATGAGCGAAGATTTTCGAGAAGCCATCGCTCATGGAGCCACTTGGCTCCGAATCGGCCGAGCGATTTTTGAAGGTCTTTAA
- a CDS encoding tyrosine--tRNA ligase has translation MFISPEIKAEFQKKLEKNRPLVIKIGFDPTAPDIHLGHVVVLTQLRKLQDEGHQIVFIIGDFTARIGDPTGKNVTRPALSEEEIRANAETYRRQVFKVLDPNKTQIRFNSEWFQNMNLAEFIRIAAKYSVARMIERDDFKKRLSEGRTISMHEILYPLLQGYDSVVLKADLEMGGQDQLFNLLVGRDLMRHFDLEPQCVGTVPLLEGLDGHDKMSKSLGNYVGVEEDAHTQFGKLMSVSDELMWRYYDLLSLKTKIEIEALKAGHPKEAKIALALEIVERFHDAKAADAALQRFNQLFGVGKRSEVPADAPSQNFKSGLTLMQLMAESGLSPTNAETKRLLKQGAVLINGERESDGQKTMGQGEYAIRVGKTRWLKASIV, from the coding sequence ATGTTCATCAGTCCTGAGATAAAAGCAGAATTTCAGAAGAAATTAGAGAAAAATCGGCCTTTGGTGATTAAAATTGGTTTTGATCCAACTGCTCCAGATATCCATTTGGGTCATGTGGTTGTTTTGACCCAGCTTCGAAAGTTGCAAGATGAAGGGCATCAAATCGTTTTTATCATTGGAGATTTTACGGCTCGTATTGGAGATCCTACCGGTAAGAACGTGACACGCCCAGCTCTCTCAGAAGAAGAGATTCGAGCCAATGCAGAGACTTATCGAAGGCAGGTTTTTAAAGTTTTAGACCCGAATAAAACTCAGATTCGGTTTAATTCCGAGTGGTTTCAGAATATGAATCTTGCGGAATTCATTCGCATTGCGGCGAAGTATTCGGTGGCTCGAATGATTGAACGCGATGATTTCAAGAAGCGTTTATCCGAAGGACGCACCATCAGCATGCATGAGATTCTTTACCCGCTCTTGCAAGGCTACGATTCGGTGGTTTTAAAAGCAGATTTAGAGATGGGTGGCCAAGATCAGCTTTTTAATCTGCTGGTAGGGCGAGATCTCATGCGGCATTTTGACCTAGAGCCTCAATGTGTGGGGACGGTGCCTCTGCTGGAGGGTTTGGACGGGCACGATAAAATGTCCAAATCCCTGGGAAACTATGTGGGCGTTGAAGAAGATGCGCATACCCAGTTTGGTAAGCTGATGAGTGTGTCCGATGAGCTCATGTGGCGATATTATGATCTCTTATCTCTGAAGACGAAAATCGAAATTGAGGCGTTAAAAGCGGGACACCCGAAAGAAGCAAAAATCGCTTTGGCCCTTGAAATTGTAGAACGTTTTCACGATGCGAAGGCTGCCGATGCCGCATTGCAGCGTTTTAACCAATTGTTTGGCGTGGGCAAGCGCTCGGAAGTTCCTGCCGATGCTCCGAGCCAGAATTTTAAATCGGGACTGACCTTGATGCAACTGATGGCCGAATCTGGCCTGAGTCCCACCAATGCCGAAACCAAGCGTCTTTTGAAACAAGGAGCCGTTTTGATCAATGGCGAACGTGAGAGCGATGGGCAGAAAACGATGGGGCAGGGCGAATATGCGATTCGAGTGGGCAAGACGCGTTGGTTAAAGGCTTCGATCGTTTAA